The following are encoded in a window of Trichocoleus sp. genomic DNA:
- a CDS encoding NAD(P)H-quinone oxidoreductase subunit F: MDQLLVQTSWWVPVYGLIGAILTLPWSIGLIRRTGSRPAAYFNILMTVLALVHSGLMLWAIWDEPPMRSLIPWFSVPGFDLWLTLETSRSSIGAAFFITSLSLLAQVFALGYLEKDWALARFYALMGFFEAAMSGIALSDSLFLSYALLEMLTLSTYLLVGFWYAQPLVVTAARDAFLTKRVGDLLLLMGVVALSALAGSMDFTHLALWAENVQLPTLVATLLGLALLAGPTGKCAQFPLNLWLDEAMEGPNPASILRNSVVVACGAFFLIKLQPVLALSPITLTTLMVLGTLTAIGASLVSIAQIDIKRTLSHSTSAYLGLVFLAVGTQQDEVALLLLLAHGIAKALLFMSVGSIILTTSTQDLTEMGGLASRMPATTMAYVVGSLASVALLPLGSFWAMVEWADGVWAVSPWLVSVLVIVNGLTAFNLVRVFGLVFWGQPQPKTRRAPEVPWLMAVPMVTLAVFTLLLPLLLNQWQILPDLAAINPIAITLLLGSGVLGAGFGALTYLNPNVSKPINVVWTAAREMLAYDFFIDRLYKLSVVFGVVQGSRFTAWFDRYIIDGLVNFVGVASIFSGESLKYTISGQSRNYLLSLFVGVFLALTLMSWAAWVG; this comes from the coding sequence ATGGATCAGCTTCTCGTCCAGACTAGCTGGTGGGTTCCTGTATACGGTCTAATTGGTGCTATTTTGACTTTGCCCTGGTCGATTGGTCTGATTCGTCGGACAGGTTCTCGCCCCGCGGCTTATTTTAATATTCTTATGACCGTGCTGGCACTTGTGCATAGTGGCTTGATGCTATGGGCAATTTGGGACGAGCCACCAATGCGATCGTTGATTCCTTGGTTTAGCGTACCCGGATTTGATCTTTGGCTCACACTTGAGACTTCTCGATCCAGTATTGGCGCAGCTTTTTTTATTACTTCCCTGAGTCTGCTAGCACAAGTATTTGCCCTAGGCTATTTAGAAAAAGATTGGGCGCTGGCGCGATTTTATGCCCTAATGGGCTTTTTTGAAGCAGCAATGAGCGGCATTGCCTTGAGTGATTCACTGTTTCTCAGCTATGCCCTGCTGGAAATGCTCACGCTCTCGACTTACCTGCTTGTTGGTTTCTGGTATGCTCAGCCTCTTGTGGTAACAGCGGCGCGAGATGCCTTCTTGACAAAACGAGTTGGAGATTTGCTGCTGCTGATGGGTGTGGTAGCTCTCTCTGCTTTAGCTGGAAGCATGGACTTTACCCATTTGGCACTTTGGGCAGAAAATGTCCAGCTGCCGACGCTTGTGGCGACATTACTAGGGTTAGCGCTGCTAGCAGGTCCGACTGGAAAGTGTGCTCAATTTCCGTTGAACCTTTGGCTGGACGAGGCGATGGAGGGACCAAATCCCGCTTCCATCTTGAGAAACTCAGTTGTAGTTGCCTGCGGAGCCTTTTTCTTAATCAAGCTTCAGCCTGTGTTAGCCCTTTCTCCCATCACATTGACTACCTTGATGGTGTTGGGAACGTTGACAGCGATCGGGGCTTCTCTCGTGTCGATCGCCCAAATTGATATCAAACGGACGCTATCTCATTCAACGAGTGCTTATCTAGGGCTAGTTTTTCTGGCTGTTGGAACTCAGCAGGATGAAGTTGCCTTGCTGCTGCTGCTGGCACATGGGATTGCCAAAGCGCTTCTATTTATGAGCGTTGGTTCGATTATCCTGACCACGAGCACGCAAGACTTGACGGAAATGGGAGGGCTAGCTTCCCGGATGCCTGCAACAACAATGGCTTACGTAGTTGGTTCACTGGCTTCGGTTGCTTTGCTGCCGCTCGGTAGCTTCTGGGCGATGGTGGAGTGGGCGGATGGCGTTTGGGCAGTGTCACCCTGGCTAGTTTCCGTTCTGGTGATTGTAAACGGCTTAACTGCTTTCAACTTAGTCCGCGTATTTGGTTTGGTATTTTGGGGACAGCCCCAACCGAAGACTCGGCGAGCGCCCGAAGTGCCTTGGCTGATGGCAGTACCAATGGTGACACTGGCGGTGTTTACGCTGCTCCTACCGCTGCTCCTGAACCAGTGGCAAATTTTGCCTGATTTGGCGGCTATTAATCCGATCGCAATTACACTGCTGTTAGGGTCTGGTGTTCTGGGTGCTGGTTTTGGCGCGTTGACTTACCTGAATCCAAATGTTTCAAAACCAATCAATGTTGTTTGGACAGCTGCCCGAGAGATGCTGGCATACGACTTTTTTATTGACCGACTCTACAAGCTCAGCGTTGTTTTTGGAGTTGTACAAGGGTCGCGGTTCACTGCCTGGTTCGATCGCTATATCATTGATGGGCTGGTGAACTTTGTGGGGGTTGCCTCAATCTTTAGTGGCGAGAGTCTGAAGTACACGATTTCGGGACAGTCTCGCAATTATCTCCTCAGCCTTTTTGTCGGCGTTTTCCTGGCTCTAACCTTGATGAGTTGGGCTGCCTGGGTGGGCTGA
- a CDS encoding BMC domain-containing protein, whose translation MPIAVGMIETKGFPAVVEAADAMVKAARVTLVGYEKIGSGLVTVIVRGDVSEVQASIAAGIENVKRVNGGEVVSTHIIARPHENLEYVLPIRYTEAVEQFRS comes from the coding sequence ATGCCGATTGCTGTTGGAATGATTGAGACTAAGGGCTTCCCTGCCGTGGTGGAGGCAGCGGACGCAATGGTCAAAGCAGCAAGGGTTACCCTGGTTGGCTATGAAAAAATTGGCAGTGGGCTAGTGACTGTCATTGTGCGGGGAGACGTTTCAGAAGTGCAAGCGTCGATCGCCGCAGGGATTGAGAATGTCAAGCGTGTGAATGGAGGAGAAGTCGTCTCTACTCACATCATTGCTCGTCCCCATGAGAACTTGGAATATGTTCTGCCTATTCGTTATACAGAAGCGGTTGAACAGTTCCGTTCCTAG
- a CDS encoding EutN/CcmL family microcompartment protein gives MQIAKVCGTVVSTQKEPSLTGVKFLLVQFIDKEGQLLPEYEVAADSVGAGIDEWVLISRGSAARQTQRGESRPLDALVVGIIDTVSVDNQRLYSKRDQER, from the coding sequence ATGCAAATTGCTAAGGTCTGCGGCACAGTTGTCAGCACTCAGAAAGAGCCGAGCCTGACTGGTGTGAAATTTTTGCTCGTGCAGTTCATAGACAAAGAAGGGCAGCTTTTGCCAGAGTATGAGGTGGCTGCTGACAGCGTTGGAGCAGGCATTGATGAGTGGGTCCTGATCAGTCGTGGTAGTGCGGCTCGTCAGACTCAGCGCGGGGAATCACGTCCGCTAGATGCATTGGTCGTTGGCATTATTGATACAGTTAGCGTCGATAATCAACGCCTTTACAGCAAGCGAGATCAGGAGCGTTAG
- a CDS encoding carbon dioxide-concentrating mechanism protein CcmK produces the protein MAIAVGMVETLGFPAVVEAADAMVKAARVTLVGYEKIGSGRVTVIVRGDVSEVQASVAAGIENVKRVNGGQVLSTHIIARPHENLEYVLPIRYTEAVEAFRESVSGIRPISRS, from the coding sequence ATGGCTATTGCAGTTGGAATGGTTGAAACGCTAGGTTTCCCTGCTGTTGTCGAAGCAGCAGACGCAATGGTAAAAGCGGCTCGCGTTACCCTGGTCGGCTACGAAAAAATTGGTAGCGGTCGCGTTACCGTTATTGTCCGGGGAGACGTTTCAGAAGTGCAAGCCTCTGTTGCAGCAGGAATTGAGAACGTTAAGCGAGTGAATGGCGGACAGGTGCTTTCCACTCACATCATTGCTCGTCCTCATGAGAACCTGGAATATGTCCTGCCTATTCGCTACACCGAAGCGGTTGAAGCATTCCGTGAAAGTGTGAGCGGTATCCGCCCCATCAGCCGTTCCTAG